The DNA region GATGGCGTGTCATTGTGCAGGCCCTTCGTGTATGGGTGCGCTTCCAAGGTCGTGCGTCTGGGCAGACGGTTGGCCGGCATCTGGACGTGGCAGGTCAGAACCGGTGGGCGTGATCGCCGGGGGCCCTGGTGGTGGCCCACCGGGAGCCGGTGCCGGCATTGGAGCTCGATATGGGTAACGGGGATCACCGGGTGTGCCGGTGATCGCGTCTGGCAGCGACAGGTTCGGAGGGCCTCCCTGACCTGTACGCGGGTACGGGACGGGCAGGCCCGGTGTTGCCCGTTGGCCGACCTGAGGATCCGTACGCTGCGAAGGCAGTAACACGTTGGGGTCAAGTCCGAGGTCGGAAAACGCTGCATCAATGAACGGCTGCAAAAACTGGCCAGGGATAAGATTGCCGATATACGCCTTGAAGAATGGTCCTGACGACACCGACTCACCGAGTGTCATCAGGTAGGCGTTGAGTTTCGTAATCGAAGACTGCACCTCCTTTTTGCGCGTGTCTATGATCGCCAGAAGGCCGTTGAGCTTCTCCAGAGCCGGCTTGAAGGTGTTCCGGCTCTCCTCGATGAACCCTCCGATTTGCTTGGCCAACGCCGATACACTTACCGACACCTGGTCCAGCGCCGCTCCCTGTTCCACTAGCGCAGCCAATACTGCGTCGGTGTCATGAACGAGCTGCACGATCTGGTCGCTTCGTTCTCCCAACACTGTGGCTGCCTTATTGGCGTTAGCCAGCAGCGTGCGCAGACGCTCATCCCGTGCGTTGAGCGTCTCGGAGAATCGCGAAACTCCCTGCAGCGCCGCGCTCAACGCCGGCGGCGTGTCCTTGAACGTTTCGGACAACACTGTCAGCGAGCGCGACAATTGGTCCGTATCAAGGCCACTGATAGTCAACGTCAGATCCCCGAGCGCGTCCGGTAGCTGATAGGCGGACTGCGTCCGCTCAACGGGTATCGGACTGGTGAGTCTGTTCTCCCCTCTAGGCGTCAGTTCCAAGATCTTCGCGCCTAGAACGGTTTTGGTCTTGACTGCTGCCTCGCTTCTGTCACCGACCATCACGCCCCTATCGACGTTGAACCTAACGAGCACCTGCGGGCCGTCCAGGTTGAGGGCCTCGACTTTACCGACCCGAAGTCCGGACACCTGGACTGCTGCACCTGGATTGAGCCCTCCGGCTTCGGCCAGGTAGGCGGTGTACGACGTGGTGTCATCGACAAGCGGCAATCGGTCGTAGTTCAGCGAGGCCAAGGTGATAATCGCCGTCATCCCGACGCCGACGGCACCTATCACGACAGGATTTCGCTCGGAGAATGATTTCACTTTGGCGCACACCGTCCTGTCGACTGACCGGCTATCTTGATAAAGACCGGCTGGCCACCCTTGCCGTTGACTTTGAACAGCAGGTCACAGATATAGAACGCAAAGAAATCCCCGTAAAGACTTTGCCTACCGAGCATTTGGTATGCCTCCGGGAGGGTAGCCAGGAGGTCATCGACATAGTCGTGATCAGCTACCACAATTCCCGCCGCTCGGTCTCCCTCGTGCAGGACGGTTTTCAGTGGTTCTCGGCCCTGAGCTAGCAGATCGGCAACCGATCCTGCCGCGCTGTTGGCGGACGCCACTGCGTCGCTCAGCCCAGCTTTATGGTCGGTCAGCGTTGCCATGAGCTGACTGAATGAGTCAACGGCTTCGGCGAATTGAGCGTTCTGATCACCGAGCGACGTTAGGACGGCATTGAGATTGCCGATGACATCTCCGATGAGCTGATCGCGGTCCGCGAGCATGCTGGTCAGCGAGGCGACGTGGGTGAAGAAGGAGTTGATCGTGGCGCCCTGCCCTTGGAATGCGTCGATGAGCTGGCTCGACAACGCGTTGACCTGGTCAGGGTCGAGCGCACGAAATAGCGGTTTGAATCCACCGATTAGCGCATCAAGGTCCAGGGCTGGTGAGGTATTCGCGAGGGGGATGGTCTCACCAGGCCGCAAAACCGTGCCGTTGCCCGCTCCCTCTTCAAGGCTCAAGTAGCGGCCACCGACCAGATCGGCGTAGCGGATGACGGCTCTGGTGCCGTGGGTTACCACAACCGACTCTTCAGTGCTGAAAAGGACGGTCACCGTCGCATCGCGATGAAGTGAAATGTCCTTGATCTTGCCCACTTCCACGCCAGCGATGCGGACGTGCTGTCCTTCCTCAAGCCCCGAAACGCTGGTGAAATCAGCCGCATAGGTGTCCTCGGAGTTGAACCGGATTTGCGCAAACACCACGAACATCGCAGCGACGAAGAACAGCGCCACGACCATGAACACCGTGAGGCGCCAAAGAATGCCTCTCAACCCCGTTCTCATCCGTGAGGCCCGCCCGCTATCTGCGGCTGCGACTGTTGAACAGCGGAAGTGCCCGCGGCAGGTGGCGTTGGCGGCATCTCCGGGGGTGCGGCCGGCTCAGCACCCGGCGGCAGGTGCGCCGGGTCCGGTGGTGGTGTGTCGAAGGGCCTACCTGGCGGCAGCCCGGGAAACAGCGGCGTTCCGTCGGGCGCATACCACGGTGCACCGTATGGCGGACCCCCGGGGGTGGCCGGCGCCGGACCTGGGGC from Mycolicibacterium sp. MU0053 includes:
- a CDS encoding MCE family protein; the protein is MKSFSERNPVVIGAVGVGMTAIITLASLNYDRLPLVDDTTSYTAYLAEAGGLNPGAAVQVSGLRVGKVEALNLDGPQVLVRFNVDRGVMVGDRSEAAVKTKTVLGAKILELTPRGENRLTSPIPVERTQSAYQLPDALGDLTLTISGLDTDQLSRSLTVLSETFKDTPPALSAALQGVSRFSETLNARDERLRTLLANANKAATVLGERSDQIVQLVHDTDAVLAALVEQGAALDQVSVSVSALAKQIGGFIEESRNTFKPALEKLNGLLAIIDTRKKEVQSSITKLNAYLMTLGESVSSGPFFKAYIGNLIPGQFLQPFIDAAFSDLGLDPNVLLPSQRTDPQVGQRATPGLPVPYPRTGQGGPPNLSLPDAITGTPGDPRYPYRAPMPAPAPGGPPPGPPAITPTGSDLPRPDAGQPSAQTHDLGSAPIHEGPAQ
- a CDS encoding MCE family protein; translated protein: MRTGLRGILWRLTVFMVVALFFVAAMFVVFAQIRFNSEDTYAADFTSVSGLEEGQHVRIAGVEVGKIKDISLHRDATVTVLFSTEESVVVTHGTRAVIRYADLVGGRYLSLEEGAGNGTVLRPGETIPLANTSPALDLDALIGGFKPLFRALDPDQVNALSSQLIDAFQGQGATINSFFTHVASLTSMLADRDQLIGDVIGNLNAVLTSLGDQNAQFAEAVDSFSQLMATLTDHKAGLSDAVASANSAAGSVADLLAQGREPLKTVLHEGDRAAGIVVADHDYVDDLLATLPEAYQMLGRQSLYGDFFAFYICDLLFKVNGKGGQPVFIKIAGQSTGRCAPK